In the genome of Salisaeta longa DSM 21114, one region contains:
- a CDS encoding competence protein CoiA has protein sequence MLSALHGTTSIFAPEASLDKVRLLSKRRALRCPACDQPVYFKGREGGTVTWHFAHYDGADCSLDDPDYGPESREHKLLKWAIYQWLMNSFGGSCVHVEKKIETGQVADVLLITNKRRIAFEVQRSPISAEAWQERRDKYREASVHDVWMLVGDRHFDLICSDPSSEDFSTEHNSPGKETVRKSLSHDTISQAVDCKSTPACERTIALKPGHLARGLFAADGRLLWVPEDAVDHLKEKTSGVAPPSPSEVNLREIDGIGYVYSSAEGDPTETIEQLKRRPFSKQPQHLVAPNTWRAISKTKEIDCVLSSIMSITKFNLCVESVNKDISGSEANTSGLAGSSIAFESPYRSAKSYSDAWTWEQASHQWNMGWERRRQAYEERERRARDKAWRVLDTKIGQVVYDKLPEILEGCRTLFKSARDMKKGAICNHIGLESGIQKWPVENWTPLADLDTELDWVFGVDRRLWQTVAYSTQFYHPYAKRYRERVDLGHLRGYKDVRSGYLLKALHEAQLLKPPSLEKTLEDTSEKVQKVIQQATNKITGKSSSENKYDYPNPTRIRSQITFHGIRHIAAESYLAQLARLGFLYGNGPFHGNPVHGKGLLWYLKSARRLVEKSHVTSREFALIGRTWLDVAVLCADVQEYELQSFFIKSPHYPPYFKDDERARLGCAIQEDRIPFHVGDAELCDRDGCVLVSLDWKR, from the coding sequence GAGGCTTCACTCGACAAAGTTCGTCTGCTCAGTAAGCGACGTGCTCTCCGTTGTCCAGCCTGTGATCAGCCCGTCTACTTCAAGGGACGGGAAGGGGGCACTGTGACTTGGCATTTCGCTCACTATGATGGGGCAGATTGCTCTCTCGATGATCCCGACTATGGACCAGAAAGCCGTGAGCACAAGCTGCTCAAGTGGGCAATCTATCAGTGGCTGATGAACTCATTTGGTGGATCTTGCGTGCACGTCGAAAAGAAAATTGAGACCGGCCAAGTTGCCGATGTGCTCCTCATTACAAACAAACGCCGCATTGCGTTTGAAGTACAGCGCTCTCCCATCAGTGCAGAAGCCTGGCAGGAACGGCGCGACAAGTATCGGGAAGCCTCAGTCCATGACGTATGGATGCTTGTAGGAGATCGCCATTTTGATTTGATATGTTCTGATCCGTCTAGCGAAGACTTCTCAACAGAACACAACTCTCCAGGAAAGGAGACTGTCCGCAAAAGCCTTTCTCACGACACAATCAGTCAAGCGGTCGATTGTAAGTCAACTCCTGCCTGTGAACGCACCATCGCATTAAAACCTGGTCATCTGGCGCGTGGACTCTTCGCGGCTGATGGGCGTCTTCTCTGGGTTCCAGAAGACGCCGTTGACCATCTAAAGGAAAAAACCTCAGGAGTAGCTCCTCCTAGCCCTTCCGAGGTGAATCTGAGAGAGATTGACGGCATTGGTTATGTTTATAGCAGTGCGGAGGGTGACCCTACAGAGACTATCGAACAGCTCAAGCGTCGACCGTTTTCTAAACAACCCCAGCATCTCGTAGCCCCCAACACCTGGAGAGCCATATCAAAAACTAAGGAGATTGACTGTGTTCTATCTTCTATCATGTCAATTACTAAATTTAACCTTTGTGTTGAGTCCGTAAACAAAGATATCTCAGGTTCTGAGGCTAATACCTCAGGACTAGCTGGCTCCTCAATTGCGTTTGAGAGCCCGTATCGCTCTGCCAAGTCTTACTCCGACGCATGGACCTGGGAGCAGGCATCACACCAATGGAACATGGGTTGGGAGCGCCGAAGACAGGCATACGAGGAGCGTGAGCGTCGCGCTCGGGATAAGGCTTGGAGAGTACTTGATACTAAGATCGGCCAAGTGGTTTATGATAAGTTGCCCGAGATTCTTGAGGGATGCCGCACCTTGTTCAAGTCTGCTCGCGACATGAAGAAGGGCGCTATATGCAACCATATAGGCCTTGAGAGCGGCATACAAAAATGGCCAGTTGAGAACTGGACTCCTTTGGCTGACTTGGATACAGAACTGGATTGGGTTTTCGGTGTCGACCGACGTTTATGGCAGACCGTCGCTTATTCTACGCAGTTCTACCACCCCTACGCAAAGAGGTACAGGGAGCGCGTGGATTTAGGTCACCTCAGAGGGTATAAGGATGTGAGATCTGGCTATCTGCTGAAGGCCCTTCACGAAGCTCAACTGTTGAAGCCACCTTCGCTTGAAAAAACGCTGGAGGATACAAGTGAAAAAGTACAGAAAGTAATTCAACAGGCAACAAACAAGATCACGGGTAAATCCTCATCTGAAAACAAATACGATTACCCCAATCCGACACGCATTAGGAGCCAGATCACATTCCATGGGATTCGCCACATAGCAGCAGAAAGCTACTTGGCCCAATTAGCTCGCCTCGGATTTCTGTATGGGAATGGGCCTTTCCATGGCAACCCTGTGCACGGTAAGGGCCTGCTCTGGTACTTGAAGAGTGCACGACGTCTAGTGGAGAAGAGCCACGTTACATCTCGTGAATTTGCTCTGATTGGGCGCACCTGGCTGGATGTTGCCGTGCTTTGTGCAGACGTACAAGAATACGAATTACAATCTTTTTTTATTAAATCTCCGCACTATCCACCCTACTTCAAAGATGACGAACGAGCACGATTAGGCTGTGCCATTCAAGAGGATAGGATACCGTTCCATGTTGGTGATGCGGAATTATGCGACCGGGATGGATGTGTGCTCGTTTCTCTTGACTGGAAGCGATAG
- a CDS encoding tyrosine-type recombinase/integrase gives MPNLIPQLRADLPAILDDAGDNAARRIIEFFTAEIRNKNTRDAYGRAVRQFFDWAAGHGLTLNTIEPVHVAAYVEQDTRAPATIKQHLSAISRLYDWLVTGQVVESNPAAPVRPPKLVRREGTTPVLTAGETRDLLDAIVHTAGGPGPGGQPTDSQRTSDEQGTDAKPGLSGGDDSIVGKDSVAAQSAKGVGVGRLRDRAIIGVMIYTFARVSAVARLSVGDYYRAGHRRFLRLREKGGQERSIPAHHKMQDYLEAYLDAAGIRKKKNAPLFQSLQGRSGTLTGKRILPANILHMVKRRAKEAGFDPEQVCCHTFRGTGITTYLENGGDLEMAQHIAGHASPETTRLYDRRRQQASREEIERIRI, from the coding sequence ATGCCCAATCTCATTCCGCAGCTGCGCGCAGATCTGCCGGCTATACTAGATGATGCAGGCGACAATGCCGCACGGCGCATCATCGAGTTCTTTACCGCCGAGATCCGCAACAAAAATACGCGTGATGCTTATGGCCGCGCCGTCCGCCAATTTTTTGACTGGGCGGCGGGCCACGGCCTAACGCTTAATACCATTGAGCCGGTTCACGTGGCAGCCTACGTGGAGCAAGACACTCGCGCCCCGGCCACCATCAAGCAGCATCTCTCAGCTATCTCCCGGCTCTACGATTGGCTCGTTACCGGTCAAGTCGTCGAATCCAATCCGGCAGCACCCGTACGCCCGCCGAAGCTCGTGCGGCGCGAGGGCACGACCCCAGTGCTTACCGCCGGCGAAACCCGTGACCTTTTAGATGCGATTGTACACACCGCGGGAGGCCCAGGACCGGGTGGTCAACCGACGGATAGTCAGCGCACGAGCGACGAGCAAGGTACAGATGCCAAACCGGGTCTAAGCGGTGGCGACGATTCAATCGTTGGGAAGGATTCTGTTGCTGCCCAAAGTGCCAAGGGCGTAGGTGTCGGGCGTCTTCGCGACCGGGCCATCATCGGCGTTATGATCTACACCTTCGCCCGCGTCTCGGCCGTCGCGCGTCTTAGCGTCGGCGACTACTACCGCGCGGGCCACCGGCGCTTTTTACGCCTGCGCGAAAAAGGCGGGCAAGAGCGCTCCATTCCCGCCCATCATAAGATGCAAGACTACCTAGAGGCCTATCTCGATGCCGCCGGCATCCGCAAAAAGAAGAACGCGCCGCTCTTTCAATCGCTCCAGGGACGCAGTGGCACGCTCACTGGCAAACGCATTCTCCCGGCTAACATTCTCCACATGGTCAAGCGCCGTGCGAAAGAAGCAGGCTTCGACCCGGAGCAGGTCTGCTGCCACACCTTTCGTGGCACCGGCATTACCACCTACCTCGAAAACGGCGGCGACCTCGAAATGGCGCAGCACATCGCCGGGCACGCCTCTCCTGAGACCACCCGGCTCTATGACCGCCGCCGCCAACAGGCCAGCCGCGAGGAAATCGAGCGGATCAGAATTTGA